CTATTTTGAATCAGAAAATCAAAACTCGAAACATAAGTTCTCACAAATTGGGGAAAATTTGGCCCTAAATCCCTAAACCCTTAGTTGACAGATAAATATATCCCTAGAAGGCTAGAATCAATATAACACCAGATTGTCAAATGTAACTCTATATTCAATCAATCTTACAACTTTatatgaaaatcaaaagaaaacccaTTTTGGTATTATACAAAACTAAAAATGTTCAGAGTTTTACCATGATTGGAAATGCAAGATTTTCTTCTGAGACTGATAAtgacattgaagaagaagaagaagacaagggtTTGTCATTTTTTTGAGTAGCTGTTATTGCTGTAATGGGTTTTTTGTTAattgaagaagaagtagaagtaaAGGGTTTAGAGATTGACGGTTTATGAAATTGTTGACCATTAATGAATTGAGAAACATGGAGATCTGAAGCGGAGAATTGTTTCTCTAGTTGATTACTAACGAAGAAGAGGGGTTTTGATGGAGATTTCAGAATTGAGAAAGAAGACATTTAATCGAAAAATCTGAGATTGGAAGTGTTAAACTCTGAAACATACTGCTTTTGGGCGCAGTGTTTGCAAGAAGATTATAGGTCTACAATACAATCTACATAGCCCAACCTCTCCCAATGCTTAGAAAACGAAGGTATAataatagtcccacattgtatagaaaagagaaaagatggagaaaacaTGCCTATAAGAGAAGCTTGAACTGTAACAAGACAGTCATGCTTACCTGGACGAGGGCCATAaacgagaaagaaagaagaaggcaGGTAGAAAGAAAGGGGGAGAGAGAGATTTATCAGGGCTGAATTGGGGGCCTGAAATAGTAATTGGGTAATTGGGCACCCTAACTACAGGACAAAAAAAAAGGTCATTAAATAGGACGGAtaaaaaaaaggtcatgaaataggaCGGAcaaaaaaaaggtcatgaaataataAATAGTAAGTGgaaaaaaaaggtcatgaaatagggCACCCCTAACTACAGGAcaaaaaaaaggtcatgaaatagtaattgggagttatcccttatcccaaTTTTTTAGAAATGGCTAAACTACTCCAATTTTTTAGAAATGGCTAAACTACTCTTGGattattagtgttaattgagtgttgattagttgttaattaatttgggtagattaaaatcagatttaaggataaaaatttgataaaagaaaaattgtgtttttgtgctgtggagaagaagaagttgagttttggAGGAAAACTTAGGGTTATTTgaatgagtgattctagtggaggaaatgatgttggcGAAGCTTCAAACAACATACATGATTATGTTGATggtgagattgtctcaactaatcctatggattggatgtttgatgaaagagatgttaatagaggaagcttTGATAATTGTTGCAAATGAAGATCcttttgctcaaaatgaaggaaccaatactCAAAATGAAGAACTCAAAGCtctaaacaatcaggtaaacttcctatactcttcaaatcgcatgaatggtgctccaagtggtcgattcatggtcaCTATGCAACAGTTCAGTGTGAGGGTCGTTAGGTCGTGAGTATAATTAACTAACGACCCTGTAGAGTCGTCAATGAATTGGCACCAAAATAAACGACTCCATTGttcagttatgaaaaatcgtcaatgaGGTTCCTAAAAGCTGATGACTCCATCTTTTAGGTaatatagagtcgttaactttATATGTTTAGAACCGAACGACTAAAAAACCTCTTACTCTCTGTAGCTGTCACTGTAAGGGTCGTCAGTTAAGCATTATTATATACGGACGACCCTTTCATATTAAATGAGAGTCGTTTTTTTATACATCTCTAGTATTGACGActcaaactgtttttttttttttataatttctgATTTCATAGAACCATTTCATTGAATTGTAAAAGTCATACATCTTTCATAAGGTTAAATATAATACATGATAACGATTCACTTCTACACCCAATCATAAAGCATGTAATTATACATGGTTTCATTGAAGATATAGTAGCAATCATGTAACTCAAACTTTTCCCCACGAAGCACCTCGTAGTATCCATACGCCTTCTTCATCTGAAAGCGCAAACGCAAACATACTTAGTTAGTATCGATCATAGCTTTggataagttttacctcttgtttaaaTACTTACTCTTATAGCACTCAGCATATCCGGAAAGGCTTCCCTTACGGCCgtaaattctcttttcaaaacatcacactcgaatTTTATCTCCCTGAagcgttccttgacttgtttcaaCGACCTTGAGTTGAGATTTCCGTCCAAttccacaaaaacgatgaatatgcggttccaccaagcatccgatgtttcatcaatgtctttgtctAGACTTTCAAAGTGGTTTGTGACTGTCAACCAAGCTCTCGCAATGGCGCAATTCTCTTCGAAAGTGTAGGGAGTAGTCATGGTATTTGCTCTTGttttgagaaggagaagagaaggttgataattagggttttgataaggAAGAGGTGAGATATGGGTCTCTATTTATAACATTGAGCGACCCAACTGCCTCAACCACATTTGGTTGAGTTAAATTCTCCAATAAATGCAAATACTATCATGAGTCGTTACTAAAATTCGTGTACAACTAAACGACTCTTAGACTCAGTATATTTCGTCGTCAGGTTGGACATATATAACCGTACGACTCTAGAAGAAAACCGAGCAGAATGGTGTATATATATTTATCAGGGGTCGTTAGTGTACACGGAGAGTCGTCGACCTTTGTTAAAGTGTCAGAAATTATCATTTTAGCAGATTGACGACTCTAATGTAAAATGAATCAAAGTCGTTAATCTACAAAAGATTTGTTGACGACTTTATGTGGTGTCTTTGATCTGCATATAATATCTTGACGACCCTCTAATTTAatggttttgtgttttgttttttagTTGGTAGTTCGACAATGCTCCCATCCAGAAACCGTATCTACATTGGGTCCGGATACCTCCCAACACTATATGACTGATTTGGTACGTTTACCTTAACCGAGTcgatatatttatatattcaaataattttattagtgATCTCATGGTTGTATAATTTAATTGTTTGCTCAATGTCGACATGGGAAACCAAGGATGACATCAAAGAATGGCTTATCCCTaaggcaaaagagaagatgtgtgtgGTTGTTCAAAGTAGACACGTCGATGGTAACAAGATGGAAATGGTATATGCGAGAGAGCGGGTAAGAAGGGAGAAAGTCACAAAGGAAAGAATTACAAGTATGAGAAGAAGACGACTATGGTCTATAGAACAAATTCGAAGAAGTGTGAATGCCCGTTCAGGATTGTTTTCAAAAGACGCCATGAAGAGGATCTATTCCGATTGTATATTATTCCGGACGGTCGTCACAACCACCCTCCACCCACAAGTTTATATGGACACCCTGCATATGCCCGGTTGAAACCACATCAGATAGATAAAGTTAGGCAGATGAAGGGATTTAGACCACTTAAGATCCTAAATGAAATAAGGGCGGAagataaggataacttgtccacCATTTCCACAATCAACGCCGCCAAAGCAACGATTAAGagaactgaatgggatggtaggtTCATTATGCAACAATCAAAGTGGTTAGCAGAAACTCTTAACTACGCCATGCAAACTAAGGTAGGTCCGGATGAGAAATTGATTCATATTTTTCTTGCACATCCAAGGATGATGGATTTAGCTCAGTGTTTTTACCAAGTTTTATTCatagattgcacctacaagacaaacaagtataacatgccgatgTTGAACGTGATAAGCCATACTTCGGATAAAAATTCATTCACCGTTGCATGGTGCTTtatggaaaaagaagaaatagaggACTATGTTTGGGCGTTGGAACAAGTGAGGTTGATTTACCGTGGAGAAGAGACGCCACAGGTTATATTTACGGATATATATTTTGCAATTATGAGTGTCGTTCGTCAAGTCTTTCCACTTTCTCAACAATTTCTTTGTACGTGGCACATCCAAACCAATCTTTTTTCTAATTGCAAGAATCAAATCCAAAATATCTATACTAAGAAGGGTAATCAACGTTCTAAGGAAGAAGATGAGCGTTTAAGTAAACTTTCCAAAAAAGAGCGAgtggaagagaaaaagaaagaaaaggaaaaatacgaTGAAGATGGGGATGTATGGAAAGTTTTTTGCCAAGATTGGGACTATTTGGCTCATTCGAAAACAGAGGTTAAGTATTATGCCAACTTGCAGAATTTTATTGATGTTTGGAGCAcagatcataagaaggttgttgAGTATTTCCTGAATACATGGTTAAATCCTTGAAAGGAGAAGTTTTTTTATGCATGGACCAATAGATACAAGCACTTCAAAAATGAGTCTACAAGTCTTGCAAAGCAGCCTCACGGgcgtttgaaaaaaaaattggatcaaaATAGGGGTGGGGTAGTTACCGTACAAGAAGCTATTCACGAGCACGCAGAGGGATGACCTAAGAAAAATAGTCACTCAGATGGAGTTGAGTAAAGACCGTTTTTTGATGCAACACGTAAGGGACAAATCTTTGTTACGGTTGGTAGCACACCAAGTATCATGGTGGGAAATTAACTATATGATGGATGCGCTTATAGATTTTAGAGCAAAAGCGGAGGCGGGAAAGGTGATGAATACGAAGTGTAATTGTACAACCGATATTTGGCTCGGCCTCCTTTGTAAACATAAACTCTATGGGCACAAAGGTTCCATTCCTCTTGAAGATATCGATTCATTCTGGCAGAAACTTTCATTCATCCCAAAGCCCACGGGTTTAGCCGATGATGAATTTGGAGACTTGGAGATTGGCAAGTACATTAACGAAAAAATACCGAAAAATGAATTATGCAGGAAAACCCAATTTGACTGCTAACTTGTGGCCGGCCGCCCGTAAGAGCTTGGGGTTTGAAGAAGAGctaatcaaacaaaaaccacccGGAAGACCAACAACTAAAATGTAATTTAGAGAAACTGTTAACAATGACAAGGGTTACGATAGAGACCTATCACGTCATGAGCATGTCCAGGCGGAATATGAGGAGTACGAACAGTCTTTAATTCCTAAGAAACGAGGTCGGTcaaaaatgcaagaaaatgaaGATATGGATATTATTGAGCATGCGGTCGGTACCCAGCAATGCAAAACTAGTGGTATGGTGACGATAAGAGGAATAAAGGGTAATTCTAAGACACCTAGGGATTCGCAAGGAAGAACACATCGTGTTGCTTACACTTTGTACAAAGAGTATACCGACCAACTTCCTTATGTCATCTTAGATCACcttatatccaccgacgacgttgatggggatgggaattgtggttagcATGTGGCAACCGAACAATTAGGGCATTTCGAGCAAGCCGACGAACTCAACCTCACCCAAATCGAATATATAAGAATAAGAATGGCGGCTAAACTTGTGGAGGAAAAGCAACTCTATTTAACCATGATCATGCAAGGGGATTCAAAAGAGAAAGAATTAAAGTTCAAAGAGTTGGTATCTAACATGAAATGGCGGAAGGGGTCGAAGAAGGCCGGTTATAAGTTTTGGATGAAATTCCTTTTGGCGGTCAACTTTTAGCGGACACATTCACTTGTGTTGTGATTGTATTCAGCAAAGGCTTTCCGGGTGGCTCTTGTATGTACGTACCCTCAAGAACTAGGTGCGAGGCGGCGATAAAGAAAAGAATAATTGTAATGGCACATGTCAACGATAACCATTACATAGGTTTGAAGATTTCCGAAGAATGTCCTCTACCACGGGTGGCCTATGGTTATTGGGGAGACTACACCTAGGAATGGACACACCAGTACGAGTATGGAATGAACATGTGGAATGCTTTGGAAGGAATACCAAGTACAATGCCTGAACACGTTGACATGTGCAACTAAATGTGGAAGGAGTTGTTTTGTTTTAGGAACTTACTATTGTGAAGCATACTTTTTGGATGTTTATATTATCACTAATACTATGGTCGTTTACATTTAAGCAATTTAGGATAACGACTCCTGTCTTATAAACTTGAGTCGTTAGGTATGTATTCATATATATAAACGACCCCTGTAGTCCAAATGTGATGGTCTCCTGCATGTTTTTGAAATTAACGATCGTTATCGGGCCCATTAAAAATTGAACGACTCTTATCATAGATTGTCAAAGTCGTTAACTGATTATCAATAAACTAACGACTTTGTTAGACCATAAACGagggtctcctggatgttttgatAATTATGGGTCGTTATCGGTCCCATTAAAAAATGAACGACTCTTATCATAGATTGTCAAAGTCGTTAACTGATTATCAATAAACTAACGACTCCTGGATGTTGGTATACCGGAGATTTATTTGAAACAGGGTCGTTAGTTTACATAACCTCAACCCTAACGATTCCATAAATATACCTTCAACGACTCTTTTTGGAGATACtatttcccaaaaaaaaatagccgttgggcTATTTTCTATATAAAGATTCAACCATACTTAAAACAATCAAAGTATATCATTTTCTCAATGGCAAGTTCGTCATCAACTACCAATTCAATTGAAAgcatacttagaagatgcaagcgaCCAACCAAATCAATATTGGCAATGAAAGAAGAGATACGTAAAAGAAACATGCGACCTACTCAAAAACCATACCCTTTTACGCCATATCCtacgaaggaagaagaagagacgcGTGAGGCTAAAAAACGAGGAAAAGAACAAGCACATCTCCGGGAAGTATTCAAGCATgtcgaggaagagaccgaatgggttaAAAACTATTACATCGTGAAAGatcttcccgaagaacatcaaGATGAGAGTATATTTTGGACTCAAGTTGGTTGGAGTCCTTTCGTCAATTACCACAAGAAACTACGCTATGATTATCTACCATCCCACA
This portion of the Papaver somniferum cultivar HN1 chromosome 11, ASM357369v1, whole genome shotgun sequence genome encodes:
- the LOC113324658 gene encoding uncharacterized protein LOC113324658, giving the protein MVYRTNSKKCECPFRIVFKRRHEEDLFRLYIIPDGRHNHPPPTSLYGHPAYARLKPHQIDKVRQMKGFRPLKILNEIRAEDKDNLSTISTINAAKATIKRTEWDGRFIMQQSKWLAETLNYAMQTKVGPDEKLIHIFLAHPRMMDLAQCFYQVLFIDCTYKTNKYNMPMLNVISHTSDKNSFTVAWCFMEKEEIEDYVWALEQVRLIYRGEETPQVIFTDIYFAIMSVVRQVFPLSQQFLCTWHIQTNLFSNCKNQIQNIYTKKGNQRSKEEDERLSKLSKKERVEEKKKEKEKYDEDGDVWKVFCQDWDYLAHSKTEVKYYANLQNFIDVWSTDHKKVVEYFLNTWLNP